A genomic stretch from Deinococcus misasensis DSM 22328 includes:
- a CDS encoding transposase, translated as DVRMRQSGKHEAGRHLSKVGHASLRKAAYQAALGAIRSKSRLGEYYRGLRLRGKPGKVALCALARKILRIAFAVVKQGKPFDPAYPGP; from the coding sequence TGGATGTGCGGATGCGTCAATCCGGGAAACATGAGGCGGGGCGGCATTTGAGTAAAGTTGGGCATGCATCGTTGAGGAAAGCGGCGTATCAGGCGGCTTTGGGGGCGATTCGTTCGAAGAGCCGTCTGGGGGAGTATTACCGTGGGTTGCGTTTGCGGGGAAAACCTGGGAAGGTGGCGTTGTGTGCGTTGGCGAGGAAGATCTTGCGGATCGCGTTTGCGGTGGTGAAACAGGGCAAGCCTTTTGATCCGGCTTACCCTGGCCCTTGA
- the folB gene encoding dihydroneopterin aldolase yields MQYSQAARTAFQHAREEAHSLGHLEVLTEHLLLGLLKETYPFQTLLDDYGFTLEVLRKKLTRIYPPASRKGQTSSAMSVGVREVMETASVVSRDLGQPDITPESLLISALESLHNREIFDGLNDEGLRAAIRYHYTGQKTVVSQRVQPLGKVVLSGLEFHGRHGVYQEETRLGARFVVDAELSFDFAGIPDQVDHTIDYEKVYRTVKDEVTVKSYYLIEVLANSIADRLMLEQPKLQKLTIRVHKPHAPLPGVFRDVYAEVERIR; encoded by the coding sequence ATGCAGTATTCGCAAGCCGCAAGAACCGCTTTCCAGCATGCCCGAGAAGAGGCGCACAGCCTCGGACATCTGGAAGTCCTCACTGAACACCTTCTGCTGGGTCTCCTGAAGGAAACCTATCCTTTCCAGACCCTGCTGGACGATTATGGCTTCACGCTTGAGGTCCTGAGGAAGAAACTCACCCGCATTTATCCTCCAGCTTCCAGAAAAGGCCAGACCTCCAGTGCCATGTCCGTGGGGGTGCGTGAGGTCATGGAAACGGCTTCGGTGGTTTCCAGAGATCTGGGGCAACCCGACATCACCCCGGAGTCCCTTCTGATCAGTGCTCTGGAATCCCTGCACAACCGCGAAATCTTTGATGGCCTCAACGACGAAGGCTTGCGTGCAGCCATCCGCTACCATTACACAGGCCAGAAAACCGTGGTGTCCCAGAGGGTGCAGCCCCTCGGGAAAGTGGTGCTTTCGGGTCTGGAATTTCATGGTCGGCACGGGGTCTATCAGGAAGAAACCCGCTTGGGTGCCAGATTTGTGGTGGATGCCGAACTCTCTTTTGACTTTGCAGGCATTCCCGATCAGGTGGACCACACCATTGATTATGAAAAGGTGTACCGCACCGTCAAAGATGAGGTGACCGTCAAAAGCTATTACCTGATTGAGGTGCTGGCCAACAGCATTGCAGACCGCCTGATGCTGGAGCAACCCAAATTGCAGAAACTCACCATCCGGGTGCACAAACCCCATGCCCCCTTGCCGGGTGTGTTCCGGGATGTGTACGCAGAAGTGGAGCGCATCCGATGA